From a region of the Listeria monocytogenes ATCC 19117 genome:
- a CDS encoding FAD-dependent oxidoreductase, whose translation MPEKNIVLIGAGYAGVHAAKKLAKKYKKDKDVNITLIDRHSYHTMMTELHEVAGGRVEPTAIQYDLRRLFNRTKVNLVTDNVTHVDHDKKVVTTEHGSYPFDYLVLGMGGEPNDFGTPGVGENGFTLWSWEDSVKLRNHIEETVTKASREQDVEKRKAMLTFVVCGSGFTGIEMVGELLEWKDRLAKDNKIDASEIKLVVVEAAPTILNMLERRDADKAERYMVKKGIEIMKNAAIVEVKPESIVLKSGEELPTSTLIWTAGVRANSDTKDYGMESARAGRLKVNQYMEAEGLKDVYVVGDLAYFEDEEGKPTPQIVEGAEQTALTAAKSIIVEMSGTGEKEPFQGKYHGVMVSIGAKYGVAHLGGMHLSGWFAILMKHMVNLYYFFGIRSGYYMWQYIMHEFFHIKDHRNIFRGWTSRYGNVLWVLPLRVYLGWFWIDEALSKIYGETTWDKVSITNLKPLFNGIGSDSWLTATTSKMPFEWLQTAATSGASQAAGDAAGAAATNVTTPILSHMPGWFQWIMELLMPNLDVALVMQKVVPFVELAIGLAMVVGLFTWLVSIGSAGFLVMFTLSAMLGWDKFWALPASIALLNGAGRTFGLDYWAVPWFQKHLGHWWYGKPRSVYRDK comes from the coding sequence ATGCCTGAAAAGAATATCGTTTTAATTGGGGCAGGATATGCAGGTGTACACGCTGCTAAGAAATTAGCTAAGAAATACAAGAAAGACAAAGACGTTAATATTACATTAATCGATCGTCATTCGTACCATACAATGATGACTGAACTACATGAGGTTGCTGGTGGTCGTGTTGAACCAACTGCAATTCAATATGATTTACGTCGTTTGTTTAATAGAACAAAAGTTAATCTTGTAACTGATAACGTGACGCATGTAGATCATGATAAAAAAGTTGTAACAACAGAGCACGGTAGTTATCCGTTTGATTACCTAGTACTTGGTATGGGCGGAGAACCTAATGATTTCGGAACTCCTGGTGTTGGCGAAAATGGCTTTACACTTTGGTCTTGGGAAGATTCTGTTAAGTTACGCAATCATATTGAAGAAACTGTAACGAAAGCATCTCGCGAACAAGACGTTGAAAAACGTAAAGCAATGTTAACATTCGTTGTTTGTGGATCTGGATTTACTGGTATCGAAATGGTTGGGGAACTTTTAGAATGGAAAGATCGTCTTGCTAAAGATAACAAAATTGACGCATCTGAAATTAAACTAGTTGTAGTAGAAGCTGCTCCAACAATCCTAAACATGCTTGAAAGAAGAGACGCTGACAAAGCTGAACGTTACATGGTTAAAAAAGGTATTGAAATCATGAAAAACGCTGCTATCGTTGAAGTTAAACCTGAAAGCATCGTACTTAAATCTGGCGAAGAGCTTCCAACAAGTACATTAATTTGGACTGCTGGTGTTCGCGCTAACTCTGATACAAAAGATTACGGTATGGAATCTGCTCGTGCAGGCCGTTTGAAAGTAAACCAATATATGGAAGCAGAAGGTCTTAAAGACGTTTATGTCGTTGGTGACCTTGCTTACTTTGAAGATGAAGAAGGTAAACCAACTCCGCAAATCGTTGAAGGTGCTGAACAAACTGCATTAACTGCAGCGAAAAGCATTATCGTGGAAATGAGCGGTACTGGCGAGAAAGAACCATTCCAAGGTAAATATCATGGTGTAATGGTTTCTATCGGAGCTAAATACGGTGTTGCTCACCTTGGTGGTATGCACTTATCTGGTTGGTTCGCTATTTTAATGAAGCATATGGTTAACTTGTATTACTTCTTCGGTATTCGCAGTGGTTATTACATGTGGCAATATATTATGCATGAATTCTTCCACATTAAAGATCACCGCAACATTTTCCGTGGTTGGACTTCTCGTTATGGTAACGTACTTTGGGTTCTTCCTTTACGTGTATATCTTGGTTGGTTCTGGATTGACGAAGCTCTTTCTAAAATCTACGGTGAAACTACATGGGATAAAGTAAGTATTACAAATTTAAAACCTTTATTTAACGGTATCGGTTCTGATTCTTGGTTAACTGCAACTACCTCTAAAATGCCATTCGAATGGTTACAAACTGCTGCTACATCTGGTGCTAGTCAAGCTGCCGGTGATGCTGCTGGGGCTGCTGCAACAAATGTAACTACTCCAATTCTTAGTCATATGCCTGGTTGGTTCCAGTGGATTATGGAACTTCTAATGCCAAACCTTGATGTTGCTCTAGTAATGCAAAAAGTTGTACCTTTTGTTGAACTTGCAATCGGTCTTGCTATGGTGGTAGGTCTATTCACTTGGCTTGTAAGTATCGGAAGTGCCGGATTCCTAGTAATGTTTACACTAAGCGCTATGCTTGGTTGGGACAAATTCTGGGCGTTACCAGCTTCTATCGCACTTCTAAATGGCGCTGGACGCACATTTGGTCTTGATTATTGGGCTGTTCCTTGGTTCCAAAAACATCTTGGTCATTGGTGGTACGGTAAGCCAAGATCCGTTTACAGAGACAAGTAA
- the eetA gene encoding flavin-based extracellular electron transfer system protein EetA: protein MKKYLSMVKRWDIIIILSLCILSFLPIAIFSYVKANEPAPANGKKELVAVISVDSKEYKTVTLTGHKGTESFDVKQPDGHTNTIEVSGEEIRISKANCNDQVCVRTGAIDKQGDTVVCLPHKLVIEVKASDGSSGDSDDPIISS, encoded by the coding sequence GTGAAGAAGTATCTTTCTATGGTGAAGCGTTGGGATATTATTATTATTTTATCTCTTTGTATACTCTCCTTTTTGCCGATTGCTATTTTTTCATATGTAAAAGCGAATGAACCGGCTCCTGCTAACGGAAAAAAAGAGCTTGTTGCAGTTATTTCTGTTGATAGTAAAGAATATAAAACTGTTACGCTCACTGGGCACAAAGGGACGGAAAGCTTTGATGTGAAACAACCAGATGGACATACTAACACGATTGAGGTTTCGGGGGAAGAAATCCGAATTAGTAAAGCGAACTGTAACGATCAAGTATGTGTTCGGACTGGAGCAATTGATAAACAAGGCGATACAGTTGTTTGTCTTCCACATAAGTTAGTAATTGAAGTAAAAGCGAGTGACGGGAGTTCAGGCGATTCAGATGATCCGATTATCTCTTCCTGA
- the eetB gene encoding flavinylation system FAD exporter subunit EetB — translation MTKNRRLVYIALLAAQAVVISLLERAIPFPFAFAPGAKLGLANIITCISLYTLSAKDTFMIICIRLVLSTLLGGTISTFMYSAAGAILSFLGMWLVQQLGPKRVSIIGVSVTGGILHNVGQLVIASWIAGTWSVMLYLPVLSFIGILSGIAVGIAANYLLKNVQTLRMFADAKQSQAAQK, via the coding sequence ATGACAAAAAACAGACGATTAGTATATATAGCACTTCTGGCTGCTCAAGCGGTTGTCATTAGTTTACTCGAGCGGGCTATTCCGTTTCCATTTGCGTTTGCTCCTGGGGCGAAACTAGGTCTTGCTAATATTATTACGTGTATTTCGCTTTATACATTATCGGCAAAAGATACTTTTATGATTATCTGCATTCGGTTAGTATTATCCACTTTGCTTGGTGGGACAATTTCGACCTTTATGTATAGCGCGGCCGGAGCTATCTTAAGTTTTCTTGGGATGTGGCTCGTACAACAACTTGGGCCGAAACGCGTGAGCATCATTGGCGTTAGTGTTACCGGTGGGATTTTACATAACGTTGGTCAGCTCGTAATTGCTAGTTGGATTGCTGGTACTTGGTCCGTTATGCTTTATTTGCCAGTATTATCTTTCATCGGCATTCTTTCTGGGATCGCGGTTGGGATTGCAGCAAATTACCTACTGAAAAACGTCCAAACTTTGCGGATGTTCGCTGATGCTAAACAAAGTCAAGCAGCACAAAAATAA
- a CDS encoding polyprenyl synthetase family protein, which produces MQLHAMWDEYPALSKDLQEVLQTIEKNIQIRDKHVEQNVKDLIHAGGKLLRPAFALLSAQAGPDYDKERAVSIAAALEVLHMATLIHDDVVDDSPLRRGIPTIHSKYGRNYAVYTGDYLFCICFKILSAHASSVENIEFNSKNIEKILMGELDQMRTSYKMNVTVREYLTRISGKTAQLFALSCYSGATGSKATRMTVAKCYNIGHYLGMAFQIIDDVLDYTSTDEGLGKPVLNDMKQGIYSLPLIYAMKGHLAEFEPLLSQKLDMTDEASEQVLALISKYKGVEQAFKLANKYTNKALREIKKLPAGAYRDDMYHLTKNILDRDI; this is translated from the coding sequence ATGCAACTTCATGCTATGTGGGATGAGTATCCTGCACTTTCCAAAGATTTACAAGAAGTCTTACAAACGATTGAAAAAAATATTCAAATTCGCGATAAACACGTTGAGCAAAACGTGAAAGATTTGATTCACGCTGGCGGGAAATTACTGCGCCCTGCTTTTGCGCTTCTTTCTGCGCAAGCTGGTCCTGATTATGATAAAGAACGTGCTGTTTCGATTGCTGCTGCGCTTGAAGTACTTCATATGGCGACGTTGATTCATGATGATGTCGTTGATGATTCTCCGTTACGCCGCGGGATCCCGACAATTCATTCTAAATATGGTCGTAATTATGCTGTTTATACAGGCGATTATTTATTCTGCATCTGTTTCAAAATTTTATCCGCACATGCTTCTTCCGTGGAGAACATTGAATTTAATAGTAAAAATATCGAAAAAATCTTAATGGGCGAACTAGACCAAATGCGCACAAGCTACAAAATGAATGTAACTGTTCGTGAATATTTAACGCGTATTTCTGGTAAAACAGCACAATTATTTGCACTTAGTTGTTACTCTGGCGCAACTGGCAGTAAAGCAACACGCATGACAGTTGCAAAATGTTATAACATCGGACATTACCTTGGCATGGCTTTCCAAATTATTGACGACGTACTGGATTACACAAGTACGGATGAAGGTCTTGGCAAACCCGTTTTAAATGATATGAAACAAGGTATTTATTCTCTGCCACTTATTTATGCAATGAAAGGTCACTTGGCTGAATTCGAGCCACTTCTTTCTCAAAAACTAGATATGACGGATGAAGCTTCCGAACAAGTTTTAGCACTTATTTCTAAGTATAAAGGTGTCGAACAGGCATTCAAACTTGCCAACAAATATACGAATAAAGCGCTTCGTGAAATCAAAAAACTACCAGCTGGCGCATATCGTGATGATATGTACCACTTGACGAAAAATATTTTAGATCGAGATATCTAA
- a CDS encoding cyclic nucleotide phosphodiesterase, translating to MIRFFKIVTPILLSISLVACSSASGKTENITAPIEKDRNLSMVVTTDVHYFAPSLTDNGKAFEKYVAAGDGKQLAYSDEITDAFLADVEAKKTDVLIISGDLTNNGEKTSHEELAKKLTQVEKTGTQVFVVPGNHDINNPWARKFEKDKQLPTDTISPTDFSKIYGDFGYKDAISSDEFSLSYLAAPSSKVWLLMLDTAIYKTNMQQGNPTTEGGLTAGTLDWIKESSALAKKNGAKLVPVLHHNLTDHNDVIQKGYTINYNQQVIDALTEGSMDFSLSGHIHTQNIRSAKSTDGKEITDIVTNALSVFPHKYGNITYSAKNKNFTYQSQKLDMEAWAKAQGSTDENLLNFNQFDYETFYNSGYDKAMMDLMTDESYDKYNQADKEKMADTMGLNNMYFFAGTAPPKSDGMALWDSAPNSFLKDYVLSSSNPPKKSNDYYVSP from the coding sequence GTGATTCGATTTTTTAAAATAGTTACACCGATACTCCTATCTATCTCTTTAGTTGCTTGTAGTTCCGCAAGTGGAAAAACAGAGAACATTACTGCGCCAATTGAGAAAGACCGTAATTTATCGATGGTCGTAACGACGGATGTTCATTACTTTGCGCCATCACTAACCGACAACGGAAAAGCCTTTGAAAAATATGTGGCTGCGGGTGATGGGAAACAGTTAGCTTATAGCGATGAAATAACCGATGCTTTTTTGGCGGATGTAGAGGCTAAAAAAACAGACGTCCTTATTATTAGTGGCGACCTTACGAACAACGGTGAAAAAACAAGTCATGAAGAGTTAGCCAAAAAACTTACTCAAGTAGAGAAAACTGGGACGCAGGTTTTTGTTGTTCCGGGTAATCATGACATTAACAACCCTTGGGCCCGCAAATTTGAAAAAGATAAGCAGTTACCAACCGACACTATATCACCAACTGATTTCAGTAAAATTTATGGTGATTTTGGATATAAAGATGCTATTTCAAGTGATGAGTTTTCGCTGAGTTATTTAGCAGCTCCTTCTTCCAAAGTATGGCTGTTAATGTTAGATACCGCTATTTATAAAACAAATATGCAGCAAGGAAATCCCACAACGGAAGGCGGACTAACAGCCGGAACATTAGATTGGATAAAAGAAAGCAGTGCGCTTGCAAAGAAAAACGGCGCTAAACTTGTCCCTGTTTTGCATCATAATTTAACTGATCATAATGATGTTATTCAAAAAGGTTATACTATTAATTATAATCAACAAGTAATTGATGCGCTTACGGAAGGCTCTATGGATTTTTCTCTAAGTGGCCATATTCATACGCAAAATATCCGCTCTGCGAAAAGCACAGATGGCAAAGAAATTACCGATATCGTAACCAATGCTCTTTCTGTTTTCCCGCATAAATATGGCAATATTACTTATAGTGCCAAAAACAAAAACTTCACGTATCAATCTCAAAAGTTAGATATGGAAGCTTGGGCAAAAGCGCAAGGCTCTACGGATGAAAACTTGCTTAATTTTAATCAATTTGATTACGAAACTTTTTATAATAGTGGCTACGATAAGGCAATGATGGATTTAATGACCGATGAATCTTATGATAAGTACAACCAAGCGGATAAGGAAAAAATGGCAGATACGATGGGATTAAATAACATGTATTTCTTCGCCGGAACTGCCCCTCCAAAATCTGATGGTATGGCTTTATGGGATTCTGCACCGAATTCATTTTTGAAAGATTACGTTTTAAGTTCATCCAATCCGCCTAAGAAAAGTAATGACTATTATGTTAGTCCTTAA
- a CDS encoding DUF4003 family protein produces MDSAYVFDSEQATKLLMKNYELVKTSGVSFIDKRIRFLIARLFAGNNEVVDPEEFSEINKEIKRQLGMFTALNGNVRASLVGLLMANDNASRESVQQVIANYNTLIQAGFQRTEYTYFAAYLLLESENPKKTARKAKTIHQLFKKDHPFLTKSEDVTTAVFLANLPEENTTKLAEITEYYFQEFAAKGFRKNDSLQFLATTGTLLYGEKDSKFIRRVDNIVEELRQKGIKVKPLHYSSIGILAFVMDARKIDSGLVNLIDELQQQPGLRFGREFVTALAISLYTEKQSGQMSKEQLEGLMVNVHILIAMEQAAAVSAAAAASAAAASS; encoded by the coding sequence ATGGATTCAGCATATGTTTTTGATAGCGAACAAGCAACGAAATTATTAATGAAGAACTATGAATTAGTAAAAACGAGTGGCGTTAGTTTTATTGATAAACGAATTCGATTTCTAATTGCTCGTCTTTTTGCGGGGAATAATGAAGTGGTTGATCCAGAGGAATTTAGTGAAATAAATAAAGAAATTAAACGACAACTAGGCATGTTCACTGCACTAAACGGAAATGTTCGCGCATCCTTGGTAGGATTGCTCATGGCGAACGATAATGCCAGCCGAGAGAGCGTCCAGCAAGTAATTGCTAATTATAATACATTGATCCAAGCGGGATTCCAGCGCACAGAATACACTTATTTTGCAGCATATTTATTACTAGAATCAGAAAATCCCAAAAAGACAGCCCGAAAAGCGAAAACTATTCACCAACTTTTCAAAAAAGACCATCCATTTTTAACTAAAAGTGAAGATGTGACAACAGCTGTTTTCTTAGCAAATCTTCCTGAAGAAAATACCACGAAATTGGCTGAAATAACAGAGTACTATTTTCAAGAGTTCGCCGCGAAAGGTTTCCGCAAAAATGATAGCTTACAATTTTTAGCAACAACAGGGACACTTTTGTACGGTGAAAAAGATAGCAAATTCATTCGAAGAGTAGATAATATTGTAGAAGAACTGCGACAAAAAGGGATAAAAGTAAAACCGCTACATTACTCAAGTATTGGGATTTTAGCTTTTGTCATGGACGCGCGAAAAATCGATTCAGGGTTAGTGAACTTAATTGATGAATTACAGCAACAACCAGGCTTGCGTTTCGGACGAGAATTCGTTACAGCTCTAGCGATAAGCCTATATACGGAAAAACAATCAGGTCAAATGAGTAAGGAACAATTAGAAGGGTTAATGGTCAATGTGCATATATTGATTGCAATGGAACAAGCAGCTGCGGTGAGTGCAGCTGCAGCAGCGAGTGCGGCAGCCGCATCTAGTTAA
- a CDS encoding SIS domain-containing protein, whose amino-acid sequence MINNYIDITVRLLENILDNEADYVKEAGAKVAESIENDGVIHLFGCGHSHILTEEVFYRAGGLAAIHPILHEPLMLHEGAAASSVLERKNDYAKTFMAEEDIRPGDIMIVLSTSGRNPVPIDVAEIAREKGAFVIVITSLQYSASQKSRHTSGKRLSDTGDIVIDNGAVKGDAVLKSANFDIAFAPTSTVTGAVILQSIFAEAIETMVNDNFTPPVFISGNVENADAHNQALVDKYNERIPLLGMNL is encoded by the coding sequence ATGATTAATAACTATATCGATATTACAGTTCGTTTATTAGAAAACATTCTCGATAATGAAGCTGATTATGTAAAAGAAGCAGGAGCGAAGGTAGCCGAATCTATTGAAAACGACGGGGTAATCCATTTATTTGGTTGCGGTCACTCGCATATTTTAACAGAGGAAGTATTTTACCGCGCAGGTGGACTGGCTGCGATTCATCCGATTTTGCATGAACCACTTATGCTTCACGAAGGAGCTGCGGCGTCATCTGTACTGGAACGAAAAAATGATTATGCGAAAACATTTATGGCAGAGGAAGATATCCGTCCTGGCGATATCATGATTGTGCTATCGACGTCCGGACGAAACCCTGTACCAATTGATGTTGCTGAAATTGCCCGTGAAAAAGGTGCATTTGTCATCGTCATTACTTCGCTCCAATACTCCGCTAGCCAAAAATCCCGCCACACATCCGGAAAACGTTTATCTGATACAGGGGACATTGTAATTGATAACGGTGCTGTCAAAGGTGATGCCGTCCTAAAATCGGCAAACTTCGATATCGCATTTGCCCCAACATCGACGGTAACGGGCGCAGTCATCTTGCAATCTATTTTTGCAGAAGCAATCGAAACAATGGTAAACGACAACTTCACACCGCCAGTATTTATTAGTGGAAATGTCGAAAATGCCGATGCACATAATCAAGCACTTGTTGATAAATATAATGAGCGAATTCCGCTTCTTGGAATGAATTTATAA
- a CDS encoding KDGP aldolase, producing MNKKKFENLPKWNNFALFNFLAKDKENSLEVMEAARGFAVPGIVATNYETAEEAANVVKELQTTAPVISVGLGGGGDWQNWRDVLHIARLAPNSHINQPIETAGLTNDLLPETYTNALVRPTGKIGIVKLSSGDEITAEEAVDYCLSANIPSIKFMSIEGTKYLDELVYLTKIAADKGIYGIEPAGGIGADNILEITTAIKSTGIPFYMPHIFGKTIDKATGRTKPEEIEKIFAALEGN from the coding sequence TTGAACAAGAAAAAATTCGAAAATCTACCGAAATGGAATAATTTTGCGCTATTTAATTTTTTAGCGAAAGATAAGGAAAATAGCCTGGAAGTCATGGAGGCGGCGCGCGGTTTTGCCGTTCCGGGAATCGTTGCAACGAACTACGAAACAGCAGAAGAAGCCGCAAATGTGGTGAAAGAATTACAAACAACAGCCCCCGTCATTAGTGTTGGTCTTGGTGGCGGTGGAGACTGGCAAAACTGGCGTGATGTGCTTCATATTGCTCGTCTGGCTCCAAACAGTCATATTAACCAGCCAATCGAAACCGCGGGATTAACAAATGACTTACTTCCGGAAACATACACTAATGCACTTGTTCGTCCAACCGGGAAAATCGGCATCGTCAAACTATCTTCCGGAGACGAAATTACCGCTGAAGAAGCTGTCGATTATTGTCTATCCGCCAACATCCCGTCCATCAAATTTATGAGCATTGAAGGCACGAAATATTTAGATGAACTAGTTTACTTAACAAAAATTGCGGCCGATAAAGGCATTTACGGTATTGAGCCAGCGGGAGGAATTGGAGCTGACAATATTCTTGAAATAACAACCGCCATCAAGTCCACCGGAATTCCCTTTTATATGCCGCATATTTTTGGAAAAACAATTGACAAAGCAACTGGCCGAACGAAACCGGAAGAAATCGAGAAAATTTTTGCAGCTTTGGAGGGGAATTAA
- a CDS encoding creatininase family protein, which translates to MLYADENSFDIGAKITKTKPVLLPIGAVEAHGPHLPLGTDNILASEYSAKIAAETSGFVLPVLPYGQVWSLQDFPGSLTLSNETVTKVVVEIGESLYKQGFRLFVPVSGHLGNMAALKDAARELYAKYPDMVILHIFYPNIQKLAMDVREGNANHHTYIHACEIETSLMLYLSPENADMSRAIDDPPILPIDADFTPTPWQNFTKTAVLGEATLATAEKGEYLIEKTLKTCVELIKLEQEKIRKSTEME; encoded by the coding sequence GTGTTATATGCAGATGAAAATTCATTTGATATTGGCGCGAAAATCACGAAAACAAAACCAGTCCTTTTGCCAATAGGAGCAGTCGAAGCGCATGGGCCGCATTTGCCACTAGGGACAGACAATATTTTAGCGTCAGAATATTCAGCGAAAATAGCGGCGGAAACGAGCGGATTCGTGCTTCCGGTTTTGCCATACGGCCAAGTTTGGAGTTTGCAAGATTTCCCGGGAAGTTTAACACTATCAAATGAAACGGTAACGAAAGTAGTTGTAGAGATTGGTGAAAGTCTATATAAACAAGGATTCCGTCTGTTTGTCCCAGTGAGTGGACATCTTGGCAATATGGCTGCGCTAAAAGATGCAGCGCGCGAACTATATGCAAAATATCCTGATATGGTTATCTTGCACATTTTTTACCCGAATATCCAAAAATTAGCAATGGACGTGCGCGAAGGAAACGCTAACCATCATACGTATATTCATGCCTGTGAAATCGAAACATCTCTCATGCTCTACTTGTCCCCAGAAAATGCCGATATGAGCCGCGCCATAGATGATCCGCCAATTTTACCAATCGATGCGGATTTCACCCCAACACCATGGCAAAACTTCACGAAGACAGCGGTTCTGGGAGAAGCAACTTTGGCAACAGCAGAAAAAGGCGAATACTTGATTGAAAAGACGTTAAAAACATGTGTGGAGTTGATAAAACTTGAACAAGAAAAAATTCGAAAATCTACCGAAATGGAATAA
- a CDS encoding phosphotriesterase family protein encodes MSFIRTFYGDIAPEQLGFTYSHEHIVCVPAYWQERDADDLLLDDKEKSQLDVQDFADLGGKTIVDATAVDYGRRVLDVAQISKETGIQIVGTAGFNKSFLWDGKIKPELKPIIGDFETYYEWIENTTTDKLTEFVVNEVENGLEGTPYKAGQVKFGTGYNMITPLEEKTIRAVARAHHETKAPIHSHTEAGTMALEQIEILKQENIPLEYLSIGHMDRNLDPYYHKQVAKTGAFMSFDGIAKIKYAPESARIAAILYLVSEGFEDQILVSGDTARKTYYKHYGHGPGLEYIAKKWVPRFIDEANEKGFDGEKLVKKFFVDNPARCFTFKK; translated from the coding sequence ATGAGTTTTATTCGTACTTTTTATGGAGATATTGCCCCTGAACAACTGGGATTTACTTATTCACACGAGCATATTGTATGCGTGCCGGCTTACTGGCAAGAGCGAGATGCCGATGATTTACTTTTGGATGATAAAGAAAAATCACAACTTGATGTACAAGATTTCGCCGATTTAGGAGGCAAAACAATTGTCGATGCAACCGCGGTTGATTACGGCAGACGTGTGCTCGATGTGGCGCAAATTTCCAAAGAAACAGGCATCCAAATCGTTGGAACAGCTGGCTTTAACAAAAGTTTCTTATGGGACGGGAAGATTAAACCAGAACTGAAACCAATCATCGGGGATTTTGAAACCTACTATGAATGGATTGAAAATACTACTACAGACAAACTAACGGAATTCGTTGTAAATGAAGTCGAAAATGGGCTTGAAGGAACGCCGTATAAGGCTGGTCAGGTGAAATTTGGCACTGGCTACAATATGATTACACCTTTAGAAGAAAAGACAATACGTGCGGTTGCAAGAGCACATCACGAGACAAAAGCACCAATTCATTCTCACACAGAAGCGGGAACGATGGCTTTAGAACAAATCGAGATTTTAAAACAAGAAAATATCCCGTTAGAATACCTTTCTATTGGTCATATGGACCGCAACCTAGATCCGTATTATCACAAGCAAGTTGCCAAAACAGGCGCATTCATGTCATTTGATGGCATCGCAAAAATCAAATACGCACCAGAAAGCGCTCGGATTGCAGCGATTCTATATCTAGTTTCGGAAGGCTTTGAAGATCAAATTTTAGTTAGTGGTGATACAGCACGCAAAACTTATTATAAACATTATGGTCACGGACCAGGACTTGAATATATCGCCAAAAAATGGGTGCCACGCTTTATTGATGAAGCAAACGAAAAAGGCTTTGACGGAGAAAAATTAGTTAAAAAATTCTTCGTGGATAACCCAGCAAGATGTTTTACTTTTAAAAAATAG
- a CDS encoding PTS ascorbate transporter subunit IIC — protein sequence MEIITWIANNFFGTPAILLGFIVLLGLLLQKKNLSQVISGTFKAIIGFLIINAGAAVITGSLGIFEPMWKEVFGLETPPLAGFLGQEAFNAKFGSAVTLAMTLGFLVNVLLARFTPFKYIYLTGHMMFWTTTIFAGITVQAVGGDIPFWGLVLFLAVIMGLYWTLQPAITQPFLRKITGNDNVALGHTSSSVAILSALLGKVFGNKKNDAEHINLPKKLEFLRDSNVITALTMGILFVVGAVILMVKKTPGAEKLIAEAGNQSFIVYSIVQSFTFAAGIAIVLVGVRMFIGEIVPAFNGIATKLVPGAKPALDAPIVYPYAPNSVIIGFVGAFIGAIIWLVVLGNTVGYVFVPTMIVLFFHGAVAGVFGNSTGGVRGALIGGFLTATVVAWGQYIMVTFFINTTVPDTAMWAADSDMFILGPIVSMLAKLFF from the coding sequence ATGGAGATTATTACGTGGATTGCCAATAACTTTTTTGGAACCCCAGCCATACTTTTAGGTTTTATCGTACTTCTCGGGTTACTTTTACAGAAGAAAAATTTAAGCCAAGTGATTAGCGGAACGTTCAAAGCCATTATTGGATTCTTAATTATTAACGCTGGTGCGGCTGTTATTACTGGTTCCCTTGGGATTTTTGAACCAATGTGGAAAGAAGTATTCGGGCTTGAAACACCGCCACTTGCAGGCTTTTTAGGACAAGAAGCCTTTAATGCAAAATTTGGTAGTGCGGTAACACTTGCGATGACACTCGGATTTTTAGTCAACGTATTATTAGCACGATTTACACCATTTAAGTACATTTATTTAACTGGTCATATGATGTTCTGGACAACGACGATTTTTGCAGGAATCACTGTGCAAGCTGTCGGCGGGGATATTCCGTTCTGGGGTCTTGTACTCTTCTTAGCAGTAATTATGGGTCTTTACTGGACATTACAACCAGCGATTACACAACCATTCTTACGTAAAATTACTGGAAATGACAACGTCGCGTTAGGACATACTTCATCCAGTGTAGCGATTCTATCCGCTTTGCTAGGGAAAGTATTTGGGAATAAGAAAAACGATGCAGAACATATTAATTTACCGAAAAAATTAGAGTTCCTACGTGACTCTAACGTTATTACAGCTCTTACAATGGGGATTCTGTTCGTAGTTGGTGCAGTGATTCTGATGGTGAAGAAAACACCGGGAGCAGAAAAATTAATCGCAGAAGCTGGAAATCAAAGCTTCATCGTATACTCCATCGTTCAGTCCTTTACGTTTGCCGCTGGTATCGCCATCGTTCTTGTAGGTGTGCGGATGTTTATCGGTGAAATCGTACCGGCCTTCAATGGTATTGCAACAAAACTTGTACCGGGTGCGAAACCTGCACTAGATGCGCCAATCGTTTATCCCTATGCACCAAACTCCGTAATTATCGGTTTCGTAGGTGCGTTCATTGGAGCGATTATCTGGTTAGTAGTACTTGGAAATACAGTTGGCTACGTGTTTGTGCCAACAATGATCGTTCTTTTCTTCCACGGGGCAGTTGCTGGTGTATTCGGTAACTCAACTGGTGGGGTGAGAGGAGCCTTGATAGGTGGATTTTTAACGGCTACGGTTGTTGCTTGGGGACAATATATTATGGTTACCTTCTTTATCAATACGACTGTTCCAGATACAGCAATGTGGGCAGCCGACTCAGATATGTTTATCCTCGGACCAATTGTCAGCATGTTAGCGAAGTTATTCTTTTAA